A window of Lacibacter sediminis contains these coding sequences:
- a CDS encoding SusC/RagA family TonB-linked outer membrane protein, with translation MRKLLGLTLSFLLLVSQLWAQTKEVTGKVVDSKDGNPVAGATISVNGRSVGVTSATGEFSVKVPAGTRKLEFSSIGFNDIEVTIGDSPVTVSMSQGESKSISEVVVTGYTTLQRKKFAGATANIAPAEVRKQPFGSFDQAFQGQAAGVSVAANSGQPGANAIVRIRGNGSIAGGNVPLYIMDGIEINAADFASLNQGDFERVEILKDAVATAQYGSRGANGVIVITTRRGRAGQIQLNYDGQVGFSDLPKDRLVLMNSREKIDYELQRGNPYGWTAAEADSLRNVNFSWRDALFQTGMTHQHQISASGGSAASRFFASLSYMDQEGIVKTTGLKRYTARINVDNTIKNFRFGMNLQAGFSRITGTSEANTFLSTPLNAIRWSNPYERAYDPTTGDFQQFGGPGYLISGQPNGAMELFLDYNFSNQIKAVATSYLEYQFPFLKGFSARTNWGVDYTNNESAGFNDPRTAGAQARNGSLGRSTAYNFRYTGTTSLNYKQTFGKHEVEGGLFTEVVKNQSRNFGFTAYGFTNGFRNEAGITQGSTANANYIPAVSGGGSRNGLLSYFGIFNYGYDEKYYITLVGRRDGSSRFGVNNRFANFGSAGITWSVKDERFMENVNFFDDLRLRASIGTNGNNITAAGDFVTPQFGAVSYAGVGGWAPATPGNLNYRWETNRTINFGVDFSILKRRLSGTVELYDRKTTDLFQDDALDPQNSGFGSIPSNFGSLRNRGIEVTLRGEVIRTKDFNWTITGNITYNQNRIIDLLRDSVVAGVTILKEGKPLNTLYLVEYAGVNPANGNAQYVNKFDKTVTMAYSPSYRNYFGTSDAPWFGGITSTWTYKGFDLSAQLNFFLDRVQYNNDKNNLTNPTYYFDNMHVEVLKEWRQPGDITNVPRPSSGTLGGTAPANPYQSTTTRFLEDASFWRLRNVTLGYTFDSKLLAKAKMRSARIFVQGQNWWTATKFQSFDPETTGASLTGAQYPALIQTTVGVNIGF, from the coding sequence ATGAGAAAATTGTTAGGACTAACACTTAGCTTCCTGCTGTTGGTAAGCCAGTTGTGGGCACAAACCAAGGAAGTGACAGGTAAAGTGGTTGATAGCAAAGATGGTAATCCTGTTGCCGGAGCTACAATCAGTGTAAATGGCAGATCAGTTGGAGTAACATCTGCAACTGGCGAATTTTCAGTAAAAGTGCCTGCTGGCACACGTAAACTCGAATTTTCTTCAATTGGGTTCAATGACATTGAAGTAACAATCGGCGACAGCCCTGTTACCGTTTCAATGTCTCAGGGAGAATCAAAAAGTATTTCAGAAGTAGTTGTAACAGGTTATACAACTTTACAACGTAAGAAATTCGCAGGCGCCACCGCAAACATTGCTCCGGCAGAGGTAAGAAAACAACCATTTGGTTCATTCGACCAGGCATTTCAGGGACAAGCAGCTGGTGTTTCTGTTGCAGCGAATAGTGGTCAGCCTGGTGCAAATGCAATTGTACGTATTCGTGGTAATGGGTCAATTGCAGGCGGTAATGTGCCTCTCTATATTATGGATGGAATTGAGATCAACGCAGCAGACTTTGCTTCGTTGAATCAAGGCGATTTCGAACGAGTAGAAATATTAAAAGACGCAGTCGCTACAGCACAATATGGTTCACGTGGAGCAAATGGAGTAATAGTAATTACAACTCGCAGAGGACGTGCAGGCCAGATTCAATTAAACTACGATGGTCAAGTTGGATTTAGCGACTTGCCAAAAGACAGGTTAGTATTGATGAACAGCCGTGAGAAAATTGACTATGAATTGCAGCGAGGTAATCCTTATGGATGGACTGCTGCTGAAGCCGACAGTCTTCGTAATGTAAACTTCAGCTGGAGAGATGCATTATTTCAAACAGGGATGACGCATCAACACCAAATCAGTGCATCAGGCGGTTCTGCTGCTTCACGTTTCTTTGCCTCATTATCATACATGGATCAGGAAGGTATTGTTAAAACAACCGGTTTAAAACGTTATACCGCTAGAATTAATGTAGATAACACCATTAAGAATTTTCGTTTCGGAATGAATCTGCAGGCTGGTTTTTCAAGAATTACCGGCACTTCTGAAGCAAATACTTTTCTTAGCACTCCGTTGAATGCCATTCGCTGGTCTAATCCCTACGAAAGAGCATACGACCCGACAACGGGCGATTTTCAACAATTCGGAGGACCTGGTTATTTGATCTCTGGTCAACCGAACGGTGCAATGGAATTGTTCCTTGATTATAACTTCTCAAATCAAATAAAAGCTGTTGCTACCTCTTATTTAGAATATCAGTTCCCTTTTCTGAAAGGCTTTTCTGCAAGAACCAATTGGGGTGTTGATTATACTAACAATGAAAGCGCTGGTTTTAATGATCCTCGTACTGCAGGTGCGCAAGCGAGAAACGGATCGCTTGGAAGATCAACAGCCTATAACTTTCGCTATACAGGAACAACTTCTTTAAATTATAAACAAACCTTTGGTAAACACGAAGTAGAGGGTGGTTTATTTACTGAGGTTGTAAAGAATCAGTCACGAAATTTCGGTTTTACTGCGTATGGGTTTACCAATGGTTTCAGAAACGAAGCTGGTATTACACAGGGAAGTACAGCAAATGCAAACTATATTCCTGCTGTTTCTGGTGGTGGTTCAAGAAACGGGTTGTTATCTTATTTCGGGATCTTCAACTATGGATACGATGAGAAATATTATATCACATTGGTTGGTCGTAGAGATGGTTCTTCCCGTTTCGGTGTGAATAACCGTTTCGCAAACTTCGGATCTGCAGGTATTACATGGTCTGTTAAAGACGAAAGGTTTATGGAGAATGTAAATTTCTTTGATGATTTGCGGCTTCGTGCAAGTATTGGTACTAACGGTAACAATATTACCGCTGCAGGCGACTTTGTAACGCCACAATTTGGTGCCGTTTCATATGCCGGTGTAGGCGGCTGGGCCCCTGCAACTCCAGGAAACCTGAACTATCGCTGGGAAACAAACCGTACTATAAATTTTGGTGTTGATTTCTCAATTCTGAAAAGAAGATTAAGCGGAACTGTTGAATTGTACGACAGGAAAACAACTGATTTATTCCAAGACGATGCGCTTGATCCACAAAATTCAGGTTTTGGTAGCATCCCCAGCAACTTTGGCAGCTTACGTAACCGTGGCATCGAAGTAACTCTCCGTGGCGAAGTAATCAGAACAAAAGATTTCAATTGGACAATTACAGGCAATATTACCTACAATCAGAACAGGATCATTGATTTGCTTCGTGATTCAGTTGTTGCTGGTGTAACAATTCTGAAAGAAGGTAAACCTTTAAATACACTTTATTTAGTTGAATATGCGGGTGTGAATCCAGCTAACGGGAATGCACAATATGTAAATAAGTTTGACAAAACTGTTACCATGGCATATAGCCCAAGTTATCGTAATTATTTTGGGACATCTGATGCACCGTGGTTTGGTGGTATTACCAGTACTTGGACATATAAAGGGTTTGATCTTAGCGCTCAACTGAACTTTTTCCTTGATAGAGTTCAATACAATAACGATAAGAATAACCTGACAAATCCTACTTATTATTTCGATAATATGCACGTTGAAGTATTGAAAGAATGGAGACAACCGGGAGATATTACAAACGTTCCAAGACCAAGTTCTGGCACATTAGGTGGTACTGCCCCTGCTAATCCATACCAATCAACTACAACAAGATTTTTGGAAGATGCAAGTTTCTGGCGTTTACGTAATGTAACACTTGGTTATACATTCGATTCTAAATTGCTGGCAAAAGCTAAAATGCGTTCAGCAAGAATCTTTGTACAAGGACAAAACTGGTGGACAGCAACTAAGTTTCAAAGCTTCGATCCTGAAACAACAGGTGCTTCTTTAACTGGTGCACAGTATCCAGCTTTGATACAAACAACAGTTGGCGTTAACATTGGCTTTTAA
- a CDS encoding RagB/SusD family nutrient uptake outer membrane protein, whose amino-acid sequence MKFKNIKKALIVFAAAATLQACTKKEVIELTPEFSLDALSNPSSMKQVEEVLTGAYSRFRGADYYGSGSGTGSGWALMPDVLSDNLYEVTAETLANSRAMADWIYNQSTGQTSSLYSAPYGVIAVANIVLRDIDKFTTPQNQLLANRLKGQAYAIRAMAHFDLLRYFAVKFDRNSTTDLALGYSTEFIVSSEVKPSRLSNKDYYDKLFADINQAITLLGNVDKAINPASGLTRPFIDRNGAYAILARINLYAGNWADAATAATNALNGRPLATTQAAFSGMYNQTNRGEIIWNVQFEAGQSGPTFLVYFVTSARNYFRPAPEIATVAGNTGLIQSNDIRYSAFFSVVGSGGLGLTKYQGKGTATDGNANFPAIRSGEMYLIRAEANARLGGANEAAALADLNALRAARIAGYVPVVLAGPALINAIADERRRELMGEGHRFFDLKRTTRTIQRGAICGTSVSAAGDCSLAPTDREWAMPIHESIRNANPNMAQTLGYN is encoded by the coding sequence ATGAAATTTAAAAATATAAAGAAAGCGTTGATCGTGTTTGCGGCTGCAGCTACATTGCAGGCCTGTACTAAGAAAGAGGTAATTGAACTCACCCCTGAATTTTCGCTTGATGCTTTGAGCAACCCGTCAAGTATGAAGCAGGTTGAAGAAGTATTAACCGGTGCATACTCTAGATTCCGTGGAGCAGATTATTATGGATCTGGTAGTGGTACAGGTTCAGGTTGGGCGCTAATGCCGGATGTTTTGAGCGATAATCTTTATGAGGTTACAGCAGAGACACTAGCAAACTCCAGAGCAATGGCAGACTGGATTTACAATCAATCTACAGGACAAACCAGTTCGCTTTACTCTGCTCCATATGGCGTAATTGCTGTTGCTAATATCGTATTGCGTGATATCGATAAATTTACAACTCCACAAAACCAGTTGTTGGCTAACAGACTGAAAGGGCAGGCGTATGCCATTCGTGCAATGGCTCATTTTGATCTGCTCCGTTATTTCGCAGTAAAGTTTGACAGAAACAGTACGACTGATCTTGCGTTGGGCTACTCAACTGAGTTTATTGTGTCCTCTGAGGTGAAACCTTCACGGTTATCAAATAAGGATTATTATGACAAGCTGTTCGCCGATATTAATCAGGCAATTACTTTGTTAGGGAATGTTGACAAGGCTATAAACCCTGCTAGCGGACTAACTCGTCCTTTTATTGATCGAAATGGAGCTTATGCAATTTTGGCTCGCATCAACCTTTATGCAGGTAATTGGGCTGATGCTGCAACTGCGGCAACAAATGCATTAAATGGTCGGCCATTGGCTACAACGCAGGCAGCTTTCTCAGGAATGTATAATCAAACAAACCGTGGTGAAATAATCTGGAATGTGCAATTCGAAGCTGGTCAAAGCGGTCCAACTTTCTTAGTTTACTTTGTAACAAGTGCTCGTAACTATTTCCGTCCTGCACCCGAGATTGCTACTGTAGCGGGCAATACTGGTCTTATTCAATCTAATGATATTCGTTATAGTGCTTTTTTCAGTGTGGTTGGCTCTGGCGGACTTGGTCTTACAAAATATCAGGGAAAAGGAACAGCAACCGATGGTAATGCAAACTTCCCAGCTATCCGTAGCGGTGAAATGTATTTGATCCGTGCAGAGGCTAATGCCCGTTTAGGCGGCGCAAATGAAGCTGCAGCTTTGGCAGATTTGAATGCGTTACGTGCAGCACGTATTGCAGGATATGTTCCAGTTGTACTTGCGGGTCCGGCATTGATCAATGCAATTGCAGATGAAAGAAGAAGAGAGTTAATGGGTGAAGGTCATCGTTTCTTTGATTTGAAACGTACAACAAGAACCATTCAACGTGGGGCGATCTGTGGTACATCTGTTTCAGCTGCAGGAGATTGCTCTTTAGCTCCTACAGATAGGGAATGGGCTATGCCAATTCATGAAAGCATCCGTAATGCAAATCCTAATATGGCTCAAACCTTAGGATATAATTAA
- a CDS encoding SusC/RagA family TonB-linked outer membrane protein → MRKMLGLAIVFLLSLCQLWAQTKEVTGKVTDSKDGSPIVGATIKVKGSSRATSTSTDGSFKLSFSGNSAVLQISSIGYEDLEYSVSGGNVTISLTPGSTSLSEVLVVGYGQSVKRDLTTSISRVKGADVANTPVPNFLQGVQGRAAGVLIEANNGKVGEGIKVRIRGAASVSASNEPLYVVDGIVINTGTLSGNGLADLNFNDVESFEILKDAAATAIYGSRGGNGVVLITTKKGKAGKAKFNINMQYGTNEPTNKRGFMNSTEYLEFMREAAVNSAKYHYNRAGNGAGFPSEASAIAYMTGIVEGRFNRYSGLNTGGANWRADTVNTNWEDLAFQEAQTKILEASASGGSEKTKYFISGSYNDQDGILFYNNFKRYSGRVNLDQELNSRLKVGVNTTISRSEARRVGADNLFNTPMQIVALAPITPVRNNLGQLFDRPTTTYYNPLIETENASYVSTTFRNISTVYGQLNLIKGLNFRTEYGLDVLTQNDNSFYGRRTITGQGTNGVGNSDWLRSVRYTTNNYFNYTTTIKDNHDIDATLGMAFEKQENNISSVEGQQYANDDLRNIANAANITGGTSSLTEFAILSYFGRLNYKFKDRYLLGLSGRVDGGSVFGENKRYGFFPAASVGWVVSEEGFLRNSKAISFLKLRASYGSLGNSQGFGLYSWRGVYGTGRYAGGASIAPASLQNDVLTWETTNQFDAGFELGILNNKLVFEVDVYNKRSAGGGKGFIYNYPLPLTSGFASITRNIGEMENKGVEFTLNTTNMNVRDFRWTTSFNLAYNKNTVLNIDGQQDTLSFNDGRYMNALIVGQPIGVHYGPRYAGVDPANGDALYYEQDGKTTTNDYNAAGNFTVGDPNPKWFGGVTNTFTYKGFELSVLFQGVFDYEVVNGAGGFMSARGDWFDNQTRDQLNRWKKPGDVTNIPEARLNWFGDFASPGVSTQYMEDASYVRLKQLTFAYNLPTSVLNKIKLSSVRAYIMGVNLLTWTKYTGWDPEVNTDYRAGNINQGGDFYAAPQIRSITFGLNIGF, encoded by the coding sequence ATGAGAAAAATGCTAGGATTGGCAATAGTTTTTCTATTGTCTCTGTGTCAGCTCTGGGCACAAACCAAGGAAGTTACAGGTAAAGTAACTGACTCAAAAGATGGATCTCCAATTGTTGGAGCCACAATTAAGGTAAAAGGCAGCTCAAGAGCTACCAGCACATCGACCGATGGGTCATTTAAACTTTCTTTTTCTGGAAATTCTGCAGTATTACAAATTTCTTCCATCGGCTATGAAGATTTGGAGTATTCGGTTTCTGGCGGGAACGTGACAATTTCCCTTACCCCTGGAAGTACTTCCCTCAGTGAGGTTTTGGTTGTAGGTTATGGACAAAGTGTAAAGAGAGATCTTACCACTTCTATTTCACGTGTTAAAGGAGCAGATGTAGCAAACACGCCAGTTCCTAACTTCCTTCAGGGTGTACAAGGTCGTGCTGCAGGAGTACTAATTGAAGCAAATAATGGTAAAGTTGGTGAAGGCATTAAAGTAAGGATCAGGGGTGCCGCCTCTGTTAGTGCGTCAAACGAACCACTTTATGTAGTCGATGGTATTGTGATCAACACAGGAACTTTATCTGGTAATGGGTTGGCTGATCTTAATTTCAATGATGTAGAATCTTTTGAAATCTTAAAAGATGCCGCCGCAACAGCAATTTATGGTTCGAGAGGTGGTAATGGGGTTGTGCTCATAACTACTAAAAAAGGGAAAGCCGGGAAAGCTAAGTTTAATATTAATATGCAGTATGGAACAAATGAACCTACAAATAAAAGAGGGTTTATGAACTCTACTGAGTACTTGGAATTTATGAGAGAGGCAGCCGTGAACTCAGCAAAATACCATTATAACAGAGCTGGAAACGGAGCTGGTTTTCCAAGTGAAGCCTCAGCTATCGCTTACATGACGGGCATTGTTGAAGGCCGTTTTAATCGCTACAGTGGTTTAAATACAGGTGGAGCTAACTGGAGGGCTGACACAGTAAATACCAACTGGGAAGATTTGGCTTTTCAAGAAGCACAAACAAAAATTCTAGAGGCTTCAGCTTCTGGCGGAAGTGAAAAAACAAAGTACTTCATCAGCGGCTCTTATAATGATCAGGATGGTATTTTGTTTTATAACAACTTCAAACGCTATTCTGGTCGTGTAAACCTTGATCAGGAATTAAATAGCCGTTTGAAAGTAGGGGTTAACACTACTATATCTCGTTCAGAAGCACGACGTGTTGGTGCAGACAATCTCTTTAATACACCAATGCAGATAGTGGCTTTGGCGCCAATTACGCCGGTTCGTAATAACCTGGGTCAACTTTTTGATCGTCCTACAACTACTTATTACAATCCTTTAATTGAAACTGAGAACGCATCTTATGTTTCAACAACATTCCGTAACATCAGCACAGTTTATGGTCAGTTGAATCTTATAAAAGGGCTCAACTTCCGCACTGAATATGGATTGGATGTACTTACACAAAATGATAATTCTTTCTATGGCCGCCGTACAATAACAGGTCAGGGAACAAATGGTGTTGGTAATTCAGATTGGTTAAGAAGCGTGCGTTATACTACGAACAACTATTTCAATTACACAACAACTATCAAGGATAATCATGATATTGATGCAACACTTGGTATGGCTTTTGAAAAGCAAGAGAATAATATTTCGAGCGTAGAAGGTCAACAATATGCAAATGATGATTTAAGAAATATTGCCAATGCCGCAAATATTACTGGCGGTACATCATCACTTACTGAATTTGCGATACTTTCTTATTTCGGAAGATTGAACTATAAGTTTAAAGATAGATATCTGCTTGGCTTGAGTGGTCGTGTTGATGGAGGATCTGTTTTCGGAGAAAATAAACGTTACGGCTTCTTCCCGGCTGCTTCAGTTGGTTGGGTTGTGAGTGAAGAAGGATTCCTTCGCAATAGTAAAGCTATAAGTTTCTTAAAATTACGTGCAAGCTACGGTAGCCTTGGTAACTCGCAAGGCTTTGGTCTATATTCCTGGAGAGGCGTGTATGGAACAGGTCGTTATGCAGGTGGAGCCAGCATTGCGCCTGCTTCGCTTCAGAATGACGTACTGACATGGGAAACAACAAATCAGTTTGATGCCGGATTTGAATTGGGTATCCTGAACAACAAATTAGTATTTGAAGTAGATGTTTATAATAAACGTTCTGCCGGTGGCGGGAAAGGATTTATCTACAACTACCCTCTTCCATTAACCTCTGGTTTTGCAAGTATTACACGTAACATTGGTGAAATGGAAAATAAAGGTGTAGAATTTACACTGAATACAACCAACATGAATGTGCGTGATTTCAGATGGACTACAAGTTTCAATCTTGCGTACAATAAAAATACGGTGTTAAATATTGATGGTCAGCAAGACACCCTTTCATTTAATGATGGTCGTTATATGAATGCATTGATTGTTGGTCAACCAATTGGTGTTCATTATGGCCCACGTTATGCAGGTGTTGATCCGGCTAACGGAGATGCTTTATATTATGAGCAAGATGGTAAAACAACAACCAATGATTATAATGCTGCTGGCAATTTTACAGTAGGAGATCCTAATCCTAAGTGGTTTGGCGGTGTTACGAATACCTTTACGTATAAAGGTTTTGAGTTAAGTGTTTTATTCCAAGGTGTTTTTGATTACGAAGTTGTAAATGGAGCAGGTGGCTTTATGAGTGCACGTGGCGATTGGTTCGATAATCAAACAAGAGATCAATTAAATAGATGGAAAAAGCCAGGTGATGTTACCAATATTCCGGAGGCACGTTTGAATTGGTTTGGCGATTTTGCTTCTCCCGGTGTATCAACTCAATACATGGAGGATGCAAGTTATGTGCGCTTAAAACAATTGACATTTGCGTATAATCTGCCAACTTCTGTTTTGAACAAGATCAAACTAAGTTCGGTAAGGGCATATATAATGGGTGTTAACTTACTTACATGGACTAAATACACAGGATGGGATCCTGAAGTAAATACTGATTACAGAGCAGGCAATATCAACCAAGGGGGAGATTTTTATGCAGCTCCGCAGATCCGTTCAATAACTTTTGGCTTAAACATCGGCTTCTAA
- a CDS encoding RagB/SusD family nutrient uptake outer membrane protein: protein MKLLKYSLLLFTAGTLVTACNKKLDLPNPQAIGNDLALSSDANIKQVLNGAYDALSSGNLYGGDIQIFGDLMAASGELNWTGTFNTYREVYGNSMLTTNPVILNMWATGYRTINVANNVIANIDKVNAADRNRVKGEALFIRGTVLFELTRFFAKAYNDGNASTNPGVIVRTTPTEGYSSVDFPARNTVAECYTQILADLTEAVSLLPNKNGVFANKVAASTILARAHLQMGNFASARDAANAGLTAAAGNFSLVGSYANAFNNAAYTTEDVFAIIVTDQDGVNNCHTFYSVPPFGGRDGDIVILNAHLNLYPLVDQRKSLFYDFAGDWRSGKWRDVFKNVKVVRLAELYLIRAECNQRLSTSTGDTPLNDINRLRTRAGAPTFLAVTLADILLERRLELAHEGFRIHDAKRLGETVNGRPAFDNRAVFPIPFREMNTNPNLTQNPGYTN, encoded by the coding sequence ATGAAACTTTTAAAATATTCATTGCTTCTTTTTACCGCCGGTACTTTAGTTACTGCCTGTAATAAAAAGCTCGACCTGCCAAACCCACAGGCCATTGGCAATGATTTGGCGTTATCTTCTGATGCAAATATTAAGCAAGTATTAAATGGTGCTTATGATGCCTTAAGCTCTGGCAACCTATACGGAGGAGATATCCAGATATTTGGAGACCTGATGGCAGCATCAGGAGAATTAAACTGGACAGGTACTTTTAATACCTATAGAGAGGTATATGGTAACTCAATGCTCACGACAAACCCAGTTATATTAAATATGTGGGCAACAGGCTACAGAACAATTAACGTAGCTAATAATGTAATTGCAAATATTGACAAGGTAAATGCTGCCGATCGAAACAGGGTTAAGGGCGAAGCCTTATTCATTCGTGGCACGGTCTTATTTGAACTTACAAGATTCTTTGCAAAGGCCTATAACGACGGAAACGCCAGCACAAACCCTGGTGTAATTGTACGCACTACGCCAACGGAGGGATATAGTAGTGTTGATTTCCCGGCTCGTAATACAGTAGCAGAATGTTACACACAAATACTTGCTGATTTGACCGAAGCGGTAAGTTTGTTGCCAAATAAAAATGGAGTCTTTGCAAATAAAGTTGCGGCATCAACAATTTTGGCAAGAGCACATCTTCAAATGGGCAACTTTGCTTCTGCACGTGATGCGGCGAACGCAGGTCTCACTGCTGCGGCTGGTAATTTCAGCCTCGTAGGTTCTTATGCAAACGCATTCAATAATGCAGCTTATACAACTGAAGATGTGTTTGCTATTATTGTAACAGATCAGGATGGTGTTAATAACTGTCACACATTTTATTCGGTGCCTCCTTTTGGTGGCAGAGATGGTGATATTGTAATTTTGAATGCACACTTAAATCTTTATCCTCTTGTTGATCAACGTAAAAGTCTCTTCTATGATTTTGCCGGCGATTGGCGGAGTGGTAAATGGAGAGATGTATTTAAGAATGTAAAAGTAGTTCGGTTGGCTGAGTTGTATCTTATCCGTGCAGAGTGTAACCAACGTTTATCAACATCAACGGGTGATACACCTTTGAATGATATTAACAGGTTACGCACCCGTGCAGGCGCTCCGACATTCTTAGCAGTTACATTAGCAGATATTCTTTTAGAAAGAAGATTGGAACTTGCACACGAAGGTTTCCGTATACATGATGCAAAGCGTTTAGGCGAAACGGTAAATGGTCGTCCAGCATTTGACAACCGTGCTGTATTTCCTATTCCTTTCCGTGAAATGAATACGAACCCTAATCTTACTCAGAACCCTGGTTATACCAACTAA